The window GCCGATGACCGGACGCCCGTACGGATGGGCCGTGAACGCGCGCCGGAAGAGCTCGGTGTAGCCGCGTGCGACCGGCATGTCCTCCGAGCGCTTCCACTCCTCCATGACGACCTTGAGCTCGCGGGCGAGCTCGGTCGCGTCGAAGGCGGAGTTGCGGAGCGCGTCGGCGAGGATGTCGAGGCCGGTCGCGAAGTGCCGGCCGGCGAGCACGAGGTGGTAGACGGTGTGATCGGCGGTCGTGAACGCGTTGATGTTGCCGCCCGACGACTCGACCTCGGCCGCGATCTGTCCGACGCCTCGCCGCTGCGTGCCCTTGAAGAGCATGTGCTCGTGCACGTGCGCGACGCCGGCTTCCGGTTCCTCCTCGTCGGCCGCGCCGACCTTCACCCACGCCTGCAGCGCGACGACCGAGGCGAAGTGGTCCTCACGGACGATGACGTGGAGGCCGTTGGGAAGCGTGAAGCTTTCGGTGCCGCCGTTTCCGGCGGCGGAACGAGGCGAGGGCGTGCTCGCGCTAGGACGTGTGCGCACGGATTTTCTTGACTCCCCCCCGTTTTCGTCTAAGGTACCCGGCTCCCTGCAGCATCACGTATCGAGGGACCAGCGTTCCATCCACGCATCAGCGCACGGAACCACTCCACGTCGTACCGGAGGGGGGTGAAATATTGCATGCCCGGAGTAAGGGTCAAGGATAGCGAGCCCATCGAGAGCGCGATTCGGCGCTTCAAGAAGCAGTGCGAGAAGGCCGGAATCCTCGCCGAGCTGCGGAAGCGTGAGCACTACGAGAAGCCCAGCGTGAAGAAGAAGAAGAAGGCGCTGGCCGCCAAGAAGCGAGCGCTGCGGCGGGCGAGTCGTACGAAGCACGACAGCGCGCAGTGAAGTGAGATGAGATGGAGCGGCGGCGGGGCGACGCGCGTGACGCGGCCCCGCCGCCGGGCAGCGCGACGCCGTCGGTGTCGCGGTCGTGGTCGGGAACGATGGTCGCGGGGTGGGGAGGCGCGGGAGGCGGGTGACGAAGTAGGGCGAGGGTTCCGGTGAGTCGGATCGATGTGGTCCTCGCGGTTGTTCTGGCGCTCTTCGCGCTGCGCGGATTCTGGCGCGGGTTTTCACGCGAGGTCTTCGCGCTGATCGGCCTGGTCGGTGGCGTCGCCGCCGCCGGCGTGTACTATCCGGACGGCGTCGCGATGCTGCCGCCCGAAGTGCCGGAGATCGCACGTCCCGCGCTCGCGTTCCTCGGGATCTTCCTCGCGGTCGCGCTGGCGGCGAAGCTCGCCGGTCTCCTGGTGCAACGCCTCCTCGGTCTCGTGCTGCTCTCGCCGCTCGATCGTCTCGGCGGTGTCGTGTTCGGTGCGGCGAAGGGCGCCGCGGTGCTCACGCTCGGGGTGATCGTCGTGCGCGCGATCACGCCGCCCGACGCGATCGAGCGGGCCTGCGCCGACTCGGTGCTGATGCAGCCGATCCTCGAGATCACCGACGACGGGCACGCGGCGCCGCCGCCGCGCCACCTCCCGGACCCGCTGCCGCAGTCGTCGCCGTCGCCCGCGGCGGAGGGAGTCTGACGTGCGCGGCCGCATTCCAGAGTCGACGCTCGTCGAGATCCGCGACCGCGCCGGCATCGTCGAGGTCGTGGGCGCGCACGTCGGCCTGAAGCGCGTCGGACGCAATCAGGTCGGCCTCTGCCCGTTCCACGCCGAGAAGACGCCGTCGTTCACGGTGAACGACGAGCGCGGCATCTTCCACTGCTTCGGCTGCGGCGCGGGCGGCAACGTCTTCACCTTCCTCATGAAGTTGGAGAGCGCGACTTTCCCGGAGGTCGTCGAGCGTTTGGCCCGCCGCTACGGCATCGAGCTCCCCGAGCGCGGCGACGACGACCCGGCGATCCGCCGGCGTGAGGCGCTCTCCCGCCTGAACGAGAAGACCGCGCGTTTCTTCCAACGCCATCTCTGGGACACCGCCGAGGCGGAGGCGGCGCGCGCGTATCTCGCCGAGCGCGGGATCAGTCGGGCGACGGCCGACCGCTTCGTGCTCGGCTACGCGCCGGCCGGCGGCGAGGTGCTCGCGCGGCGGCTCCGTGACGCGGCCTCGAGCGATCCGGAGCTCGGGAGCGGCGGCCGGCCGCTCGCGCTCGCCCAGGAGCTCGGCCTCGTGAACGAGCGCCGCGGCGGCGCCGGTCACTTCGACCGTTTCCGGGGCCGGCTCATGTTCCCGATCACCGATTCGGCCGGCCGGGTGGTGGGGTTCGGCAGCCGGAGCGTGCCAGGAACGCTGAGCGCC of the Deltaproteobacteria bacterium genome contains:
- a CDS encoding 30S ribosomal protein S21; this encodes MPGVRVKDSEPIESAIRRFKKQCEKAGILAELRKREHYEKPSVKKKKKALAAKKRALRRASRTKHDSAQ
- a CDS encoding CvpA family protein is translated as MSRIDVVLAVVLALFALRGFWRGFSREVFALIGLVGGVAAAGVYYPDGVAMLPPEVPEIARPALAFLGIFLAVALAAKLAGLLVQRLLGLVLLSPLDRLGGVVFGAAKGAAVLTLGVIVVRAITPPDAIERACADSVLMQPILEITDDGHAAPPPRHLPDPLPQSSPSPAAEGV